Proteins from a genomic interval of Scophthalmus maximus strain ysfricsl-2021 chromosome 22, ASM2237912v1, whole genome shotgun sequence:
- the jtb gene encoding protein JTB, whose amino-acid sequence MESDCRIPVACCRPRVLVLHALFWGLVSLRVFGAALLSEEKTTAGKPAVAPCWLLEEFVVTTVCSECNAFQATSWSACGYTGYVERVNCTKSNRDEYKSCRSAVMEEHLFWKFEAAMLALTVLFSMVVVVRQRWLDRLASEKVRRQIESI is encoded by the exons ATGGAGAGCGACTGTCGGATCCCCGTGGCGTGTTGTCGTCCCCGAGTCCTCGTCCTCCACGCTCTGTTTTGGGGCCTCGTTTCCCTCAG ggTGTTCGGAGCGGCGCTGCTGAGTGAAGAGAAAACCACAG CGGGGAAGCCTgcagtcgccccctgctggctgctggAGGAGTTTGTCGTGACCACGGTGTGCTCTGAGTGCAACGCTTTCCAGGCG ACGTCGTGGTCGGCCTGCGGATACACCGGCTACGTGGAGAGAGTCAACTGCACCAAGTCCAACCGAGACGAGTacaagag CTGTCGCTCAGCCGTGATGGAGGAACATCTCTTCTGGAAGTTCGAGGCGGCCATGTTGGCTCTAACGGTTCTCTTCTCCATGGTGGTGGTCGTCCGCCAGCGGTGGCTCGACCGCCTGGCGTCCGAGAAGGTCCGCCGCCAGATCGAGTCCATCTAG